A DNA window from Flammeovirgaceae bacterium contains the following coding sequences:
- a CDS encoding winged helix-turn-helix transcriptional regulator, with translation MGAAKTKEYTAAQNELAALAKALGHPARIAILQFLATRHACICGDIVDELPLSQSTVSQHLKELKQAGLIQGSIDGPSVCYCIDIEMWEKAKSKIKGLFDSYKNPNCC, from the coding sequence ATGGGAGCCGCCAAAACAAAGGAATACACTGCCGCCCAAAACGAACTGGCCGCATTGGCCAAAGCACTGGGCCACCCCGCCAGGATTGCCATACTGCAATTCCTGGCCACCCGGCATGCTTGCATCTGTGGCGACATCGTGGATGAACTTCCATTATCGCAGTCCACGGTTTCGCAACATTTAAAAGAACTCAAGCAGGCGGGCTTGATACAAGGAAGCATAGATGGCCCCAGCGTCTGCTATTGTATAGATATCGAAATGTGGGAAAAGGCCAAATCGAAGATCAAGGGGCTGTTCGATTCCTACAAAAACCCTAATTGTTGTTAA
- a CDS encoding DUF3124 domain-containing protein translates to MKCNLAQLSLLLAMALASCNRQEATVPIHVVDWDARSASPAGLDSLHTGSTYLSVYSEIYQVTEGRTYHLTVTVSMRNISSTDSVYVFSAKYYNTKGHLIRTYFEKPIYISPLETVEIVISEGDKEGGTGGNFIFEWGSPTLENEPHFEAVMISTTGQQGLSFTTQGIKR, encoded by the coding sequence ATGAAATGCAACCTGGCACAATTGTCCTTGCTGCTGGCAATGGCACTAGCCTCCTGCAACCGCCAAGAGGCCACGGTGCCCATACATGTCGTTGACTGGGACGCGCGAAGCGCAAGCCCGGCCGGATTGGATAGCCTTCACACGGGCAGCACCTACCTTTCCGTCTACTCGGAAATTTACCAGGTTACCGAAGGCCGCACCTACCACCTTACGGTCACCGTAAGCATGCGCAATATCAGTTCAACAGACTCCGTTTATGTTTTCAGTGCAAAATACTACAATACCAAAGGACACCTGATCCGTACTTATTTTGAAAAGCCCATATACATATCCCCTTTGGAGACGGTGGAGATAGTAATCAGTGAAGGCGATAAAGAAGGCGGCACAGGAGGCAATTTTATTTTTGAGTGGGGATCGCCTACCCTTGAAAACGAGCCCCATTTTGAAGCCGTGATGATTTCCACCACAGGGCAGCAAGGGCTGTCTTTCACCACCCAGGGCATAAAAAGATAG
- a CDS encoding amidohydrolase family protein: MKRITVLLLFLASIAHAQQKDFALTNANLFNGIENKIYADVVVFVKNGKIERIGRKGDPIAGNYTIVDCEGNYLLPGLMDVHTHLDNLESARRALHSGVTTVRSASVSAYQDVAIREMAKSGIIPGPDMVACGVYVTPHLGETILADPRLGSLYHGVNTDEELRKLVNVNIDRGANVIKTRGTERAGRPDTDPREQTYTEHQLKVIVDEAAKRDVPIMIHAHGDEGARAAVMAGARSIEHGTFLKDETFKLMKEKGTFLVPTFITLEDLVEPGGDYNDPVVHLRGKFMMPLAEKVFKKAHGMGIKIATGADNGYTAKTTSRISLEVAHFARMGMTNFEAIQSATVVSAELLRLDKQTGRIATGYDADMILVPGNPLEDINALQDVIMVMSNGQMALKRLPFGKN, from the coding sequence ATGAAAAGAATTACCGTCCTCCTACTCTTTCTTGCTTCGATTGCCCACGCGCAACAGAAAGATTTTGCCTTGACCAACGCCAATTTGTTCAACGGTATTGAAAACAAAATTTATGCGGATGTGGTGGTGTTTGTGAAAAACGGAAAAATCGAAAGGATTGGCCGTAAAGGCGACCCCATTGCCGGCAATTACACCATTGTTGACTGTGAAGGAAATTACCTGTTGCCAGGGCTGATGGACGTGCACACGCACCTCGACAACCTTGAATCGGCCAGGAGGGCACTGCACTCGGGGGTCACTACGGTGCGGAGCGCCAGTGTTTCCGCCTATCAGGATGTAGCCATTCGGGAAATGGCAAAATCAGGAATAATCCCGGGGCCCGATATGGTGGCCTGCGGTGTTTACGTAACCCCGCACCTGGGCGAGACCATCCTGGCCGACCCCCGTCTGGGCAGCCTTTACCATGGCGTAAACACGGATGAAGAGTTGAGGAAACTGGTAAACGTGAACATTGACAGGGGCGCCAATGTGATTAAAACCCGCGGCACCGAACGGGCAGGAAGGCCGGATACCGACCCACGGGAACAAACCTATACCGAACACCAACTCAAAGTAATCGTGGACGAGGCCGCCAAAAGGGACGTGCCCATTATGATCCACGCCCATGGGGACGAAGGGGCCCGGGCGGCCGTCATGGCGGGGGCACGAAGCATCGAGCATGGCACCTTCCTCAAGGACGAAACATTTAAGCTAATGAAGGAGAAAGGGACTTTCCTGGTGCCCACCTTTATTACCCTGGAGGATTTGGTCGAGCCGGGCGGGGACTACAATGACCCGGTGGTGCACCTGCGGGGAAAGTTTATGATGCCATTGGCCGAAAAGGTATTCAAAAAAGCCCATGGCATGGGCATTAAAATTGCCACAGGGGCCGACAATGGGTACACCGCCAAAACCACCAGCCGGATATCGTTGGAGGTGGCCCACTTTGCAAGAATGGGCATGACCAACTTTGAGGCCATACAATCCGCTACGGTGGTTTCCGCAGAACTGCTGAGGCTGGACAAACAGACAGGGCGGATCGCCACCGGCTATGATGCCGATATGATCCTGGTCCCCGGCAACCCCCTGGAGGACATAAATGCTTTGCAAGATGTTATTATGGTGATGAGCAATGGCCAAATGGCCTTAAAAAGGTTGCCTTTTGGAAAAAATTAA
- a CDS encoding M28 family peptidase, with the protein MKYALPILFAFSVSTHLFAQKAIQGFTGEAATAEAALEKKFDGYLKASNLDQWMKHLSARPHHLGSPMGKQYAEWIRDQFRSWGYDANIETYQVLFPTPKVRVLEMVAPVKYKAKLVEPALKEDATSGQQKEQLPIYHGFSADGDVMGELVFVGYGVPSDYEELDKLGIDVKGKIVIAKYGGSWRGIKPKVAEEKGAIGCIIYSDPEDDGYFQGDVYPKGPFRPAFGAQRGSVLDLPVRPGDPLTPNIGATEEAKRIERAQADNLIGIPVIPIGYEDAKPLLSALGGPVAPEYMRGALGITYHVGPGPVRVHLKLQFDWKLVDCHNVIAKMTGSEFPDEWVMRGNHHDAWVNGAADPISGMVALMEEARAIAELAKTGWKPKRTIVFAGWDGEEPGLLGSTEWAEDHGKELQQKLVAYINSDGNGRGFLYAQGSHTLQQMVSDVAGDVEDPQTGVSILERRKSAMAANASSAKAKKEIINFPSMTIGALGSGSDYSPFIQHLGIPALNIGFGGEDDGGEYHSIYDSYDLYKRFKDPTFEYGVALAKTAGRITLRLANANVLPFDFMGFYKTVNGYVSEVTSLLDNMRESTEVENQMIHENRYVQASDPKKTFVQPSTKGPVPYLDFSNVLNAQAGLEKSAREYAELIKLNPNPNTNLERLNKLLYTAEQKLTVDSGLPRRPWFQHTIYAPGYYTGYGVKTLPGVREAIEQRNWKEAQEQIEILAKNLVRYSKQIDEAAAILKMK; encoded by the coding sequence ATGAAATACGCCTTGCCGATCCTTTTCGCCTTTTCTGTTTCCACCCATCTTTTTGCACAAAAAGCCATTCAGGGTTTTACCGGGGAGGCTGCCACGGCCGAGGCCGCCCTCGAAAAAAAATTTGACGGATATTTAAAAGCCTCCAACCTGGACCAATGGATGAAACACCTTTCTGCCAGGCCCCATCACCTGGGGTCGCCCATGGGAAAGCAATATGCGGAGTGGATACGGGACCAATTCAGAAGCTGGGGGTATGATGCCAACATAGAAACCTACCAGGTGCTGTTTCCCACGCCCAAGGTCAGGGTGTTGGAAATGGTGGCGCCTGTGAAATACAAGGCAAAATTGGTGGAGCCCGCCCTCAAGGAAGATGCCACCAGCGGACAGCAGAAGGAGCAACTTCCCATCTATCATGGCTTCTCGGCAGACGGGGACGTAATGGGCGAATTGGTGTTTGTCGGCTATGGCGTGCCCAGCGATTATGAAGAGTTGGACAAACTGGGCATTGACGTAAAGGGCAAAATCGTGATAGCCAAGTACGGTGGCTCCTGGCGGGGCATCAAGCCTAAAGTGGCCGAGGAAAAAGGGGCGATCGGATGCATCATCTATTCCGATCCCGAAGATGATGGGTACTTTCAGGGGGATGTTTACCCCAAAGGGCCTTTCAGGCCGGCATTTGGCGCACAACGTGGGTCGGTGCTGGACCTCCCCGTACGGCCGGGCGATCCCCTGACGCCCAATATTGGTGCCACCGAAGAGGCCAAAAGGATAGAAAGGGCCCAGGCCGACAACCTGATAGGCATCCCCGTGATACCTATTGGCTACGAAGACGCGAAGCCACTGCTAAGCGCCCTGGGCGGCCCTGTTGCCCCCGAATACATGCGGGGCGCACTGGGCATAACCTATCACGTGGGGCCGGGGCCTGTCCGCGTGCACCTCAAGTTGCAATTTGACTGGAAGCTTGTCGATTGCCACAATGTAATTGCCAAAATGACCGGGTCGGAATTCCCTGATGAGTGGGTGATGCGCGGCAACCACCACGATGCCTGGGTAAATGGTGCCGCAGACCCCATTAGCGGGATGGTGGCCCTTATGGAAGAGGCCAGGGCCATAGCAGAACTGGCCAAGACGGGATGGAAGCCCAAGCGCACCATTGTTTTTGCGGGTTGGGACGGGGAGGAACCCGGCCTGCTGGGCTCTACCGAGTGGGCCGAGGACCACGGCAAGGAATTGCAACAAAAACTGGTGGCGTATATCAACTCTGACGGCAACGGCAGGGGCTTCCTATATGCCCAAGGTTCGCATACGCTGCAACAAATGGTAAGCGATGTGGCTGGGGATGTGGAAGACCCGCAGACCGGTGTCAGCATATTGGAAAGGAGAAAGTCGGCCATGGCGGCCAACGCATCCTCCGCAAAAGCCAAAAAGGAAATCATCAATTTCCCTTCCATGACCATTGGCGCACTGGGCTCAGGGTCCGACTACAGCCCCTTCATCCAGCACCTGGGGATACCCGCGCTCAACATCGGTTTTGGTGGGGAAGACGATGGTGGCGAGTACCACTCCATCTACGATTCCTACGACCTGTACAAAAGGTTCAAAGACCCCACATTTGAATACGGGGTGGCCCTGGCCAAGACCGCAGGCCGCATCACCTTACGGCTGGCCAACGCCAACGTCCTGCCGTTTGACTTTATGGGCTTTTACAAAACGGTAAATGGCTATGTCAGCGAGGTTACCTCCCTGCTGGACAACATGCGCGAATCCACTGAAGTGGAGAACCAGATGATCCATGAAAACAGGTACGTACAGGCGAGCGACCCCAAGAAGACGTTTGTCCAGCCCAGCACCAAGGGCCCCGTCCCCTACCTTGACTTTAGTAATGTATTGAACGCACAAGCCGGGCTGGAAAAAAGCGCCAGGGAATATGCCGAATTGATAAAGCTAAACCCCAACCCCAATACCAACCTGGAAAGGCTGAATAAGTTGTTGTACACCGCAGAACAAAAGCTCACGGTCGACAGCGGGCTTCCCCGCAGGCCCTGGTTCCAGCACACCATCTATGCGCCCGGCTACTACACGGGGTATGGTGTAAAAACCCTACCTGGCGTGCGCGAGGCCATTGAGCAACGAAACTGGAAAGAAGCCCAAGAGCAAATAGAAATCCTTGCCAAAAACCTGGTGCGGTACTCCAAGCAAATCGATGAGGCCGCAGCCATTCTAAAAATGAAATAA
- a CDS encoding transketolase family protein, which produces MTKYTYTEKKDTRSGFGAGLLELGRKNDNVVGLCADLTGSLKMDAFQKEFPHRFFQMGIAEANMMGVAAGMTIGGKVPFTGTFANFSTGRVYDQIRQSIAYSGKNVKICASHAGLTLGEDGATHQILEDVGMMKMLPGMTVIVPCDYNQTKAATLALGGHIGPAYLRFGRPGWPIFTAPDRPFAIGKADKMVEGTDVTLFANGHMVWQAIEAEAILAEKGISVELINIHTIKPLDVDAIVKSVSKTGCAVTCEEHQMNGGLGDSIAQTLSRFLPSPLEMVAVNDSFGESGKPLDLLKKYGLAPENIVSAVEKAIGRK; this is translated from the coding sequence ATGACCAAATACACGTATACAGAAAAGAAAGACACCCGTTCCGGTTTTGGTGCCGGGCTACTTGAACTGGGAAGGAAAAACGACAATGTGGTAGGGCTGTGTGCCGACCTTACCGGGTCCCTTAAAATGGACGCCTTTCAGAAAGAATTCCCCCACCGTTTTTTTCAAATGGGCATTGCGGAGGCCAACATGATGGGGGTAGCGGCCGGGATGACCATCGGGGGCAAGGTCCCGTTTACCGGCACCTTTGCCAATTTTTCCACCGGAAGGGTGTACGACCAGATCAGGCAATCCATAGCCTACTCAGGAAAAAACGTGAAAATATGTGCCTCCCATGCCGGCCTTACCCTGGGCGAAGACGGGGCCACCCACCAGATACTCGAAGATGTGGGCATGATGAAAATGCTGCCCGGGATGACCGTGATCGTTCCGTGCGACTATAACCAAACCAAGGCGGCCACCCTGGCCCTGGGCGGCCACATAGGGCCTGCCTACCTGAGGTTTGGAAGGCCGGGCTGGCCCATCTTTACCGCACCGGACCGCCCCTTTGCCATTGGCAAAGCAGACAAAATGGTAGAAGGAACGGATGTCACCCTATTTGCCAATGGGCACATGGTATGGCAGGCCATCGAAGCGGAAGCCATCCTGGCAGAAAAAGGGATCAGTGTGGAGTTGATAAACATTCACACCATAAAACCACTGGATGTGGACGCCATTGTAAAATCCGTATCCAAAACCGGATGTGCCGTAACCTGTGAGGAGCACCAGATGAACGGAGGGCTGGGCGATAGCATTGCCCAAACCCTCTCCAGGTTCCTTCCTTCCCCGCTGGAGATGGTGGCGGTCAACGATTCATTTGGCGAAAGTGGAAAGCCCCTGGACCTATTGAAAAAATACGGCCTGGCGCCCGAAAATATTGTGTCGGCCGTGGAGAAGGCAATAGGCAGGAAATAA
- a CDS encoding transketolase: MADLATLKKLTSQIRRDIVRMVHACQSGHPGGSLGCTEFFVALYFEIMKHDKSFNMEGTGEDLFFLSNGHISPVWYSTLARSGYFDIKELATFRKLNSRLQGHPATHEHLPGIRVASGSLGQGLSVAIGAAQTKKLNNDNRHVFVLMGDGEQQEGQVWEAAMYAAHNKVDNLIATIDYNGQQIDGPVDKVLSLLDLKAKWKAFGWEVIECNGNDLEEVIKTVKLAKTLTGKGKPVMNLMKTEMGHGVGFMTGSHKWHGIAPNDAQLAEALGQLEETIGDY, translated from the coding sequence ATGGCCGATCTTGCTACCCTTAAGAAGCTCACCTCCCAAATCAGGAGGGACATCGTACGCATGGTGCACGCCTGCCAGTCGGGGCACCCCGGTGGCTCCCTGGGATGTACCGAGTTCTTCGTTGCCCTTTATTTTGAAATCATGAAGCACGACAAAAGCTTTAACATGGAGGGTACCGGTGAAGACCTTTTCTTCCTTTCCAACGGCCATATTTCGCCCGTGTGGTATTCCACCCTGGCGCGGTCCGGTTATTTCGACATAAAAGAGCTGGCCACTTTCCGGAAGCTCAACAGCAGGCTCCAGGGCCACCCTGCCACCCACGAGCACCTCCCCGGCATCAGGGTAGCCTCCGGGTCGCTGGGACAGGGGCTGTCGGTGGCCATCGGGGCTGCCCAAACCAAAAAGCTAAACAACGACAACCGCCATGTGTTTGTCCTGATGGGCGATGGGGAGCAGCAGGAAGGCCAGGTGTGGGAAGCCGCCATGTATGCCGCCCACAACAAAGTGGACAACCTCATCGCCACTATCGACTACAATGGCCAGCAAATAGATGGGCCGGTGGACAAAGTCCTTTCCCTGTTGGACCTGAAGGCAAAATGGAAAGCCTTTGGGTGGGAGGTCATAGAATGCAACGGCAACGACCTGGAGGAAGTGATCAAGACGGTGAAACTTGCCAAGACCCTTACCGGCAAAGGCAAGCCGGTGATGAATCTAATGAAAACCGAAATGGGCCACGGTGTTGGCTTCATGACCGGCTCACACAAGTGGCATGGCATAGCCCCAAACGATGCGCAACTGGCCGAGGCCCTTGGCCAGTTGGAGGAGACCATCGGGGATTATTAA
- the bcp gene encoding thioredoxin-dependent thiol peroxidase, whose amino-acid sequence MALKVGQKAPDFKVADQDGNQVSLSGFKGKKVILYFYPKDQTPGCTAEACNLRDNYRGLQRKGYEVIGVSTDTEKSHQKFIEKQNLPFRLLADVDKVAHAKYGTWVEKSMYGRKYMGTARVTFIIDEKGAIEKIIEKVDTKNHTEQILSPSGPEGPAKSSRTRKSPPKKKAAKKPSKKAARKKAK is encoded by the coding sequence ATGGCACTAAAAGTTGGGCAAAAAGCACCGGATTTCAAGGTGGCCGACCAGGACGGGAACCAGGTTTCCCTTTCGGGTTTCAAAGGAAAAAAGGTAATCCTCTACTTTTATCCCAAAGACCAGACCCCCGGCTGTACGGCCGAGGCCTGCAATTTGAGGGACAACTATAGGGGGCTTCAGCGCAAAGGATATGAAGTAATCGGGGTAAGCACGGACACAGAGAAATCACACCAAAAATTTATCGAAAAGCAAAACCTGCCTTTCCGCCTGCTCGCTGATGTGGACAAGGTGGCCCATGCCAAGTATGGAACCTGGGTGGAAAAATCAATGTACGGCCGTAAATACATGGGCACCGCCAGGGTTACATTTATCATTGACGAAAAAGGGGCAATCGAAAAAATCATCGAAAAGGTGGACACCAAGAACCATACGGAACAAATACTAAGCCCCTCCGGCCCGGAGGGGCCGGCAAAAAGCAGCCGGACAAGGAAATCGCCACCAAAAAAGAAGGCGGCTAAAAAACCATCCAAAAAGGCCGCCAGGAAGAAGGCAAAGTAG
- a CDS encoding M23 family metallopeptidase: MAQFSAPEDHLEKKNTGEGSYLFPLEPGTPNLLAGTMGELRSNHFHSGIDVRTNGRIGVPVLSAQQGYVSRVSIGTGGYGNALYITHPNGQTTVYGHLDRFEKRIADYVRNEQYRKKSFDINLFFGPETFKVQKGDTVAFSGNSGGSSGPHLHFDIRDKNNEALNPLLFNFGEVVDNLPPTVRKVAFKTMDIGSRINGQFGRFEFYVSREGNDYKLPFPILASGTIGIEVLGYDKLDNSSAKCGINYIEMFEGGQKIFNQEIDKVNFGETRNILALMDYATLKNSGDRFNKLYIDDGNGLNYYSGTLGKGLVRVKAGEVPIKIVLKDSYGNQSQLGFSFQYSSPSATASSLSAPQKILTYQYLENILQVSSSTGLGDSAVVYVGSSVESVPPAYSGNNRQVFLFDLRKKLPDSIKVGSQVLRTGFKDMVPAGVPYKYYSDLVDIGFSRNSLYDTVFLKVAHTNQDREVFSIGDSIYPINKSISITLKPRGAYTEKFSVYRISGRYFQYMGGSWANGKVTFTSREFGDFVLLEDTNAPSIRKMAVNGAAARFKIRDDLSGIAYYEASINGEWLLMNYDYKTNMVWAERKDDKVPLRGDLLLKVVDNAGNENIYQEKIP, from the coding sequence ATGGCACAATTCAGTGCCCCCGAAGACCACCTGGAGAAAAAAAACACGGGCGAGGGCAGCTATCTTTTTCCCCTGGAACCGGGGACCCCAAACCTCCTGGCGGGCACCATGGGCGAGCTGCGCAGCAACCACTTTCACTCCGGCATTGACGTGCGCACCAATGGCCGTATTGGGGTGCCGGTGCTTTCCGCACAGCAAGGTTACGTTTCGCGGGTAAGCATTGGCACAGGTGGGTATGGAAACGCCCTCTACATCACCCACCCCAACGGGCAGACCACCGTATATGGGCACCTTGATCGTTTTGAAAAAAGGATTGCCGATTATGTGCGCAACGAGCAGTATAGGAAAAAATCATTTGACATCAACCTGTTCTTTGGGCCTGAAACTTTCAAAGTTCAAAAAGGGGACACTGTGGCCTTCTCGGGCAACTCGGGCGGCTCCAGCGGGCCGCACCTGCACTTTGACATAAGGGACAAAAACAATGAGGCGCTAAACCCCCTCCTGTTCAACTTTGGGGAAGTGGTGGACAACCTCCCGCCTACCGTTCGAAAGGTTGCCTTCAAAACCATGGATATAGGCTCCAGGATAAATGGCCAGTTTGGAAGGTTTGAATTTTATGTGTCCAGGGAGGGCAACGACTACAAGCTGCCATTCCCCATTTTGGCTTCCGGCACCATAGGCATAGAGGTGCTAGGGTACGATAAGCTGGACAACTCAAGCGCAAAATGCGGCATCAACTACATTGAGATGTTTGAAGGGGGCCAAAAAATATTCAACCAGGAAATCGACAAGGTCAATTTCGGGGAGACGCGAAACATCCTCGCATTGATGGACTATGCCACTTTGAAAAACAGCGGTGACCGGTTTAACAAACTTTATATTGACGATGGCAACGGCCTGAACTATTATTCGGGCACCCTTGGCAAAGGCCTGGTCCGGGTGAAGGCAGGGGAAGTGCCCATAAAAATCGTCCTGAAAGACAGCTATGGCAACCAAAGCCAGTTGGGCTTTTCCTTCCAATACAGCAGCCCGTCTGCCACGGCAAGCAGCCTGTCCGCCCCTCAGAAAATCCTCACCTATCAATACTTGGAAAATATTTTGCAAGTAAGCAGTTCAACTGGCTTGGGCGATAGTGCCGTTGTGTATGTTGGCAGTTCCGTTGAAAGTGTGCCCCCCGCCTATTCGGGAAACAACCGCCAAGTCTTTTTGTTCGACCTAAGGAAAAAGCTCCCGGATTCCATAAAGGTGGGCAGCCAGGTGCTGCGCACCGGTTTCAAAGACATGGTGCCTGCCGGGGTGCCTTACAAATACTATAGCGACCTCGTGGACATTGGCTTTTCAAGGAACTCGTTGTACGACACTGTCTTTTTAAAAGTAGCACACACAAACCAGGACAGGGAAGTATTTTCCATAGGGGATTCCATTTACCCCATCAACAAAAGCATAAGCATCACCCTGAAGCCAAGGGGCGCCTACACGGAAAAGTTTTCGGTATACCGTATATCCGGCCGGTACTTCCAATACATGGGGGGCAGTTGGGCCAATGGCAAGGTCACCTTTACTTCAAGGGAATTTGGGGATTTCGTGCTGCTGGAAGACACCAATGCGCCAAGCATCAGGAAAATGGCCGTAAATGGTGCGGCCGCCCGGTTTAAAATCCGTGACGACCTGTCCGGCATCGCGTACTACGAGGCCAGTATCAACGGGGAGTGGCTGTTGATGAACTATGACTACAAAACAAATATGGTCTGGGCAGAGCGCAAGGACGACAAGGTGCCGCTCCGTGGCGACCTATTGCTAAAAGTGGTCGACAATGCCGGGAACGAAAACATTTACCAGGAAAAAATCCCCTAG
- a CDS encoding fumarylacetoacetate hydrolase family protein, which produces MRIFAIGRNYAAHISELNNERPDEPVIFTKPDTALIRKNAPFYYPAFSKDIHYEVELVLKISKEGKAVEKKFAHKYYDSIGIGIDFTARDLQQKAKEKGLPWDIAKGFNGSAPVSDVFLPVGKFNDLKDINFSLEVDGVAKQQGNTSLMLFDFDYIVSYLSTFFTLKTGDLVFTGTPQGVGPVALGNRLSAFIENEKLLDVEVK; this is translated from the coding sequence ATGAGAATTTTTGCCATAGGACGCAATTATGCAGCACATATTTCGGAATTGAACAATGAGCGCCCTGATGAGCCCGTTATCTTTACAAAACCGGACACGGCCCTTATCCGAAAGAATGCCCCTTTTTATTACCCCGCCTTCTCCAAAGACATTCATTATGAGGTGGAACTGGTGTTGAAAATTTCGAAAGAGGGAAAAGCCGTAGAAAAAAAATTTGCACACAAATATTACGACAGCATAGGGATCGGGATTGACTTTACGGCAAGGGACTTACAACAAAAGGCCAAAGAAAAAGGCCTGCCCTGGGACATTGCCAAGGGCTTCAATGGGTCCGCCCCGGTGTCGGATGTTTTTCTGCCGGTAGGCAAGTTCAACGACCTGAAGGACATCAACTTTAGCCTGGAGGTGGATGGTGTGGCCAAACAACAGGGGAACACCAGCCTCATGCTCTTTGACTTCGATTATATTGTTTCTTATTTGTCTACATTTTTTACCTTAAAAACCGGGGACTTGGTTTTTACCGGCACGCCCCAGGGCGTGGGGCCCGTGGCCTTGGGAAACCGGCTGTCCGCCTTTATTGAAAATGAAAAGTTGTTGGATGTTGAGGTTAAATAA
- a CDS encoding M48 family metallopeptidase: protein MTRSFVLLFALLFLYACATVPVTGRKQVSLVSNAEIIQMASAQYQQVLKESQLSSNQEQTALVKKVGNKIKTAVEQYMASKGASSELAGFHWEFNLIQDDETVNAWCMPGGKVAFYTGIMPICQDEAGVAVVMGHEVAHAIANHGRERMSQGLIAQFGLGTLSAAMGQNPTATQSIFMQAVGVGTNVGMLKFSRSHESEADHIGLIFMAMAGYDPHDAPKFWERMSSLSGGQQPPEFLSTHPSHETRIQDLERWIPEAMQYYKK from the coding sequence ATGACCCGCTCATTTGTCCTTTTGTTCGCCCTTCTTTTTTTATATGCCTGTGCCACCGTTCCCGTAACCGGCCGGAAGCAGGTGAGTTTGGTTTCCAACGCGGAGATCATCCAGATGGCCTCCGCTCAATACCAGCAGGTGTTGAAGGAAAGCCAACTCTCTTCCAACCAGGAACAGACCGCCCTGGTAAAGAAAGTGGGCAACAAAATCAAAACGGCTGTTGAACAGTACATGGCCAGCAAAGGGGCCTCTTCCGAATTGGCCGGGTTCCACTGGGAGTTTAACCTTATCCAGGATGACGAAACGGTAAATGCCTGGTGCATGCCCGGGGGCAAAGTTGCCTTCTATACCGGCATTATGCCCATCTGCCAAGACGAAGCAGGCGTGGCCGTGGTAATGGGGCACGAGGTGGCACATGCCATCGCCAACCACGGCAGGGAAAGGATGAGCCAGGGGTTGATCGCACAATTTGGGCTGGGCACTTTAAGTGCGGCCATGGGGCAAAACCCTACTGCCACACAAAGTATTTTTATGCAAGCGGTAGGCGTGGGCACAAACGTGGGCATGCTAAAATTTTCGCGCAGCCATGAGTCCGAGGCCGACCATATCGGGTTGATCTTCATGGCCATGGCCGGTTATGACCCCCACGATGCCCCGAAATTTTGGGAGCGGATGTCGTCATTGAGCGGTGGGCAGCAGCCCCCGGAGTTCCTGTCCACGCACCCTTCCCATGAAACGCGTATCCAGGACCTGGAAAGATGGATACCTGAAGCCATGCAGTATTACAAGAAGTGA
- a CDS encoding 3'-5' exonuclease — MQLNLKVPICFFDLESTGTNIIHDRIIEIAVIKMMPNGEVVKKTNRINPGIPIPVESSAVHGIYDKDVAGKPSFKEVAKDYARLFEGADLSGFNIIKFDVPMLVEEFLRAGMEFDYDRKKIVDVQKIYHLMEKRNLAAAYRFYCHQELENSHSAEADTEATMKVLLAQISKYENQPVVDNLGNELGKIKNDIGALHQLTTSNMVDLAGRMIKNGKGEVIVNFGKHKDKLLLQVLKDEPSYYDWIMKGDFPLDTKRKITEIKLSGFNK, encoded by the coding sequence ATGCAGCTAAACCTTAAAGTGCCCATTTGCTTTTTCGACCTGGAAAGTACCGGGACGAACATTATCCACGACCGCATTATAGAAATAGCGGTGATAAAAATGATGCCCAATGGGGAAGTGGTAAAAAAAACCAACCGCATCAACCCGGGCATTCCCATTCCTGTGGAGTCTTCCGCGGTGCATGGCATTTATGACAAGGATGTGGCCGGCAAGCCCTCTTTTAAGGAGGTGGCAAAAGATTATGCCCGCCTTTTTGAGGGGGCCGACCTTTCAGGCTTCAATATCATTAAGTTTGACGTGCCCATGCTGGTGGAGGAGTTCCTGCGGGCGGGAATGGAATTCGATTACGACCGCAAGAAAATCGTGGATGTTCAAAAAATCTACCATCTGATGGAGAAAAGGAACCTGGCCGCTGCCTACCGGTTCTACTGCCACCAGGAGTTGGAAAACTCGCACTCTGCCGAGGCCGATACCGAAGCCACCATGAAGGTGTTATTGGCACAAATCTCCAAATATGAAAACCAGCCGGTGGTGGACAACCTAGGGAACGAATTGGGAAAGATAAAAAACGATATAGGGGCATTGCACCAATTGACTACCTCCAATATGGTGGACCTGGCGGGCCGGATGATCAAAAACGGAAAAGGGGAAGTGATTGTGAATTTTGGCAAGCACAAGGACAAGCTTCTGCTGCAGGTGTTAAAAGACGAGCCTTCTTACTATGACTGGATAATGAAGGGGGATTTTCCTTTGGACACCAAGCGCAAGATCACGGAAATCAAATTGAGTGGCTTTAACAAATAA